Proteins encoded together in one Solanum lycopersicum chromosome 7, SLM_r2.1 window:
- the LOC101249385 gene encoding NADH kinase isoform X1 yields the protein MARRRLLLLLKPFDMLPSRHFDESSHFRNPKLSQVIKYLDSRSLVHMEAINFCQNILRKKHVDWEAVYRFNLCRPIRDVDLVVTIGGDGTLLQASHFMDDSIPVLGVNSDPTQAEEVEDCNKEFDVTRSTGYLCAATVKNFEQIIDDILENHARPSEVSRMSITHNSKQLPTYALNDVLICHPSPATVSRFSFSKKKEGQSSSSMVHCRSSGLRVSTAAGSTAAMLSSGGFAMPILSRDLQYIVREPISPGAYNSAMHGTVKPEELMEIAWYCNEGLIYIDGSHIIHSVQHGDIIELSCKAPKLKIFLPSHLISSKTAGMTVVA from the exons ATGGCGAGAAGGCGATTGTTGCTGTTGTTAAAGCCATTCGATATGTTACCATCACGTCACTTCGATGAAAGTTCTCATTTCAGAAACCCTAAg TTATCGCAGGTTATAAAATATCTAGACAGTAGATCTCTGGTTCATATGGAGGCTATTAACTTCtgtcaaaatattttgaggAAAAAGCATGTCGATTGGGAAGCTGTTTATCGTTTTAATCTATGTCGGCCGATCCGTGATGTAGATTTAGTAGTTACCATAGGGGGAGATGGTACGTTACTGCAGGCAAGCCATTTTATGGATGATTCCATTCCTGTTCTAGGAGTAAATTCTGACCCAACTCAAGCAGAAGAG GTTGAAGATTGCAATAAAGAATTTGACGTTACAAGGAGTACAGGATATCTTTGTGCGGCAACTGTTAAGAACTTTGAACAA ATAATAGATGATATACTTGAAAATCATGCTAGACCTTCTGAAGTCTCAAGGATGTCAATCACTCACAACTCAAAGCAACTTCCGACTTACGCACTTAATGATGTTTTAATTTGCCATCCTAGCCCTGCTACAGTTTCTCGATTCTCATTCAG TAAAAAGAAAGAGGGccagtcttcttcttcaatggtgcATTGCAGATCAAGTGGACTTAGAGTGTCAACAGCTGCTGGGTCAACAGCAGCAATGCTTTCAAGTGGTGGATTTGCAATGCCAATTTTGTCCCGAGATCTCCAGTATATAGTGAGAGAACCCATTTCTCCTGGAGCTTATAATAGCGCGATGCACGGTACTGTGAAGCCTGAGGAGTTGATGGAGATTGCATGGTATTGCAACGAAGGGCTGATTTATATCGATGGCTCTCATATTATTCACTCTGTTCAACATGGGGATATCATTGAACTCTCTTGCAAAGCtccaaaattgaaaattttcttgCCATCTCACTTGATATC CTCAAAGACTGCAGGGATGACGGTTGTGGCCTAG
- the LOC101249385 gene encoding NADH kinase isoform X3 — MKVLISETLRVRLLLLQLSQVIKYLDSRSLVHMEAINFCQNILRKKHVDWEAVYRFNLCRPIRDVDLVVTIGGDGTLLQASHFMDDSIPVLGVNSDPTQAEEVEDCNKEFDVTRSTGYLCAATVKNFEQIIDDILENHARPSEVSRMSITHNSKQLPTYALNDVLICHPSPATVSRFSFSKKKEGQSSSSMVHCRSSGLRVSTAAGSTAAMLSSGGFAMPILSRDLQYIVREPISPGAYNSAMHGTVKPEELMEIAWYCNEGLIYIDGSHIIHSVQHGDIIELSCKAPKLKIFLPSHLISSKTAGMTVVA, encoded by the exons ATGAAAGTTCTCATTTCAGAAACCCTAAg GGTGAGACTTCTTCTCCTGCAGTTATCGCAGGTTATAAAATATCTAGACAGTAGATCTCTGGTTCATATGGAGGCTATTAACTTCtgtcaaaatattttgaggAAAAAGCATGTCGATTGGGAAGCTGTTTATCGTTTTAATCTATGTCGGCCGATCCGTGATGTAGATTTAGTAGTTACCATAGGGGGAGATGGTACGTTACTGCAGGCAAGCCATTTTATGGATGATTCCATTCCTGTTCTAGGAGTAAATTCTGACCCAACTCAAGCAGAAGAG GTTGAAGATTGCAATAAAGAATTTGACGTTACAAGGAGTACAGGATATCTTTGTGCGGCAACTGTTAAGAACTTTGAACAA ATAATAGATGATATACTTGAAAATCATGCTAGACCTTCTGAAGTCTCAAGGATGTCAATCACTCACAACTCAAAGCAACTTCCGACTTACGCACTTAATGATGTTTTAATTTGCCATCCTAGCCCTGCTACAGTTTCTCGATTCTCATTCAG TAAAAAGAAAGAGGGccagtcttcttcttcaatggtgcATTGCAGATCAAGTGGACTTAGAGTGTCAACAGCTGCTGGGTCAACAGCAGCAATGCTTTCAAGTGGTGGATTTGCAATGCCAATTTTGTCCCGAGATCTCCAGTATATAGTGAGAGAACCCATTTCTCCTGGAGCTTATAATAGCGCGATGCACGGTACTGTGAAGCCTGAGGAGTTGATGGAGATTGCATGGTATTGCAACGAAGGGCTGATTTATATCGATGGCTCTCATATTATTCACTCTGTTCAACATGGGGATATCATTGAACTCTCTTGCAAAGCtccaaaattgaaaattttcttgCCATCTCACTTGATATC CTCAAAGACTGCAGGGATGACGGTTGTGGCCTAG
- the LOC101249385 gene encoding NADH kinase isoform X2, producing MKVLISETLSRVRLLLLQLSQVIKYLDSRSLVHMEAINFCQNILRKKHVDWEAVYRFNLCRPIRDVDLVVTIGGDGTLLQASHFMDDSIPVLGVNSDPTQAEEVEDCNKEFDVTRSTGYLCAATVKNFEQIIDDILENHARPSEVSRMSITHNSKQLPTYALNDVLICHPSPATVSRFSFSKKKEGQSSSSMVHCRSSGLRVSTAAGSTAAMLSSGGFAMPILSRDLQYIVREPISPGAYNSAMHGTVKPEELMEIAWYCNEGLIYIDGSHIIHSVQHGDIIELSCKAPKLKIFLPSHLISSKTAGMTVVA from the exons ATGAAAGTTCTCATTTCAGAAACCCTAAg TAGGGTGAGACTTCTTCTCCTGCAGTTATCGCAGGTTATAAAATATCTAGACAGTAGATCTCTGGTTCATATGGAGGCTATTAACTTCtgtcaaaatattttgaggAAAAAGCATGTCGATTGGGAAGCTGTTTATCGTTTTAATCTATGTCGGCCGATCCGTGATGTAGATTTAGTAGTTACCATAGGGGGAGATGGTACGTTACTGCAGGCAAGCCATTTTATGGATGATTCCATTCCTGTTCTAGGAGTAAATTCTGACCCAACTCAAGCAGAAGAG GTTGAAGATTGCAATAAAGAATTTGACGTTACAAGGAGTACAGGATATCTTTGTGCGGCAACTGTTAAGAACTTTGAACAA ATAATAGATGATATACTTGAAAATCATGCTAGACCTTCTGAAGTCTCAAGGATGTCAATCACTCACAACTCAAAGCAACTTCCGACTTACGCACTTAATGATGTTTTAATTTGCCATCCTAGCCCTGCTACAGTTTCTCGATTCTCATTCAG TAAAAAGAAAGAGGGccagtcttcttcttcaatggtgcATTGCAGATCAAGTGGACTTAGAGTGTCAACAGCTGCTGGGTCAACAGCAGCAATGCTTTCAAGTGGTGGATTTGCAATGCCAATTTTGTCCCGAGATCTCCAGTATATAGTGAGAGAACCCATTTCTCCTGGAGCTTATAATAGCGCGATGCACGGTACTGTGAAGCCTGAGGAGTTGATGGAGATTGCATGGTATTGCAACGAAGGGCTGATTTATATCGATGGCTCTCATATTATTCACTCTGTTCAACATGGGGATATCATTGAACTCTCTTGCAAAGCtccaaaattgaaaattttcttgCCATCTCACTTGATATC CTCAAAGACTGCAGGGATGACGGTTGTGGCCTAG